The nucleotide sequence TTCCGTCGCTTGACAAAGGAAGCGGCAATGTCCTACTATTCGTCTATATTTGCAGGAGGAATTGTGGCCAAAGAGGAAGCTATTGAAGTTGAAGGTATTGTAAAGGAATCTCTTCCAAACACCATGTTCAGGGTTGAACTGCAGAACGGACATGTCATTCTAACCCATCTCTCCGGCAAAATGAGAAAACACTATATCCGGATTGTCCCCGGCGACAAAGTCCGGGTAGCCCTTTCCCCCTACGATCTTACCCGGGGACGCATTATCTATCGGGAACGATAGATCCAGTTACATTACCGTAAGATTATCCATACAGCACCTTCACCCCCCATTCCAGGTTGGGGTACGCCGCATTCACCACATATTGGAGAGTCTGCAATGTAGCGGCGAACCTTTTTCCGCAAAACCGAATCGCCGGTATCCGAATGGTTCCCTTTTCCATGAATAATTAGCACCTTTTTCAGGCCCCTTCTCCTGCTGCGAAGCAGAAAGCCATCCAGCTCCTTCAGGGCTTCCTCCACTGTGTACCCGTGCAGGTCAAGGGTATCCTGAGGCGCCATGCGGCGAATAGTTTTACGTGACGGGCTCTTCTTTCCGGGTCTGTTCCTGTCGGCATCCTTGCAGGGATAAGGATTATTTTCCAGCCAGCGATTCATGACTTCTTTGTATGCCGCCTGCTCTTTTGCCCGCTCGTCATCCTGGGAGTTCTGCTTTTCCCATTGTTCTAAAATATCTCCAAAGTTCATTCCAGCTCCTGTGAAGCACGAAACAGATCCTCAAATTGTAGGATATCCCGATCT is from Marispirochaeta sp. and encodes:
- a CDS encoding Smr/MutS family protein, with the translated sequence MNFGDILEQWEKQNSQDDERAKEQAAYKEVMNRWLENNPYPCKDADRNRPGKKSPSRKTIRRMAPQDTLDLHGYTVEEALKELDGFLLRSRRRGLKKVLIIHGKGNHSDTGDSVLRKKVRRYIADSPICGECGVPQPGMGGEGAVWIILR
- the infA gene encoding translation initiation factor IF-1, with amino-acid sequence MVAKEEAIEVEGIVKESLPNTMFRVELQNGHVILTHLSGKMRKHYIRIVPGDKVRVALSPYDLTRGRIIYRER